In Sphaeramia orbicularis chromosome 14, fSphaOr1.1, whole genome shotgun sequence, the following are encoded in one genomic region:
- the LOC115432703 gene encoding uncharacterized protein LOC115432703 — protein MELQTEKRFHNLTLDQIQALDKVLTEVIPIHGRGNFPTLQVRAKDIIRVVKDRLVERDIQVKDIRLNGATASHVLVRDNGLGYRDLDIIFGVELPRQEDFQVIKEVVLGSLRDLLPCGVNRRKITCLTMKEAYVQKMVKVFNEHDRWSLISLSNNRAKTVGLRFVSSLRRQFEFSVDSFQIILDRMLESYWETERRQGVNLSLNSENMSKSDNGNENKEQEQATIPQEVEEDAEKDSKMATSEQSPCKNEAVAALENELSYAEAENVDRKPEEEQVLVPDSVNLQSPPEQEEEDVGDIEDVNSEEDIVFELCEENVEEKGQFHSDYPLVSSPKTLFAEVRDPAMIHACLKLQSNEELSESQASLPPSRTHTEKTASKEIDQYEDITQFKVDSVIQRTENTSGLQDLHLEFSFPPPAKKTCSTSQDIVPDYCPSPKLQRKMSRKLISKQQLPEKWSLLTDLSDLTTQLFPPIEIPKPLQQKPALLDSVQDSRPETLGDTEALTTPPCNPDIALQEEADSHENVEQTVKPKHAKKPPDSETPSSTCVANISTEPAAEQKSEPAEAVPGSCSWTGAVGEPTLTVEAECMYGDFNQALDHLRNRLIATHNPEEIRGGGLLKYSDLLVRNFRPASETEIKSLERYMCSRFFIDFPDVSEQQRKIEAYLQCHFIGNEETSKYDYLMTLRRVIDESTVCLMGHERRQTLNMITVLALRVLGEQNAIPNTANVTCFYQPAPYMTEPIYNSYFITQAQPPLVYHPYPLHVHMQTGLV, from the coding sequence ATGGAGCTTCAAACGGAGAAGAGGTTCCATAACTTAACCCTTGACCAAATCCAGGCTTTGGACAAGGTTTTGACTGAAGTCATCCCCATCCATGGGCGTGGAAATTTTCCTACTTTGCAGGTGAGAGCTAAAGACATCATCCGTGTGGTGAAGGATCGGCTGGTCGAAAGAGATATCCAGGTTAAAGATATACGCCTTAACGGTGCAACTGCAAGTCATGTCCTGGTGAGGGATAACGGTCTGGGCTACAGAGATTTAGACATCATTTTTGGAGTGGAGCTGCCCAGACAGGAGGATTTCCAGGTGATTAAGGAGGTGGTGCTGGGCAGCCTCCGAGACCTCCTCCCCTGTGGAGTTAACAGAAGAAAAATCACCTGCCTGACAATGAAAGAGGCATATGTGCAAAAGATGGTCAAAGTGTTCAATGAGCATGATAGATGGAGCCTCATCTCTCTATCTAACAACAGAGCCAAAACTGTGGGGCTGAGGTTTGTCAGCTCCCTACGAAGACAGTTCGAGTTCAGCGTGGACTCCTTTCAGATTATTTTAGATCGAATGCTGGAGTCTTACTGGGAAACCGAAAGGAGACAGGGGGTGAATTTGTCGCTGAATTCTGAAAACATGTCAAAATCCGACAACGGGAATGAAAACAAAGAGCAAGAGCAAGCAACCATTCCTCAGGAAGTAGAAGAAGATGCTGAGAAAGATTCCAAAATGGCAACCAGTGAACAAAGTCCATGTAAGAATGAAGCTGTTGCTGCGCTTGAGAATGAGCTGTCATATGCAGAGGCTGAGAATGTAGACAGAAAGCCTGAGGAGGAGCAGGTTTTAGTGCCTGATAGTGTTAACTTGCAGTCGCCGcctgagcaggaggaagaggatgtgGGTGATATTGAGGACGTTAATTCAGAGGAGGACATTGTGTTTGAGCTATGTGAAGAAAACGTAGAGGAGAAAGGCCAGTTCCATAGCGATTATCCTTTGGTTTCATCTCCTAAAACTCTATTTGCAGAAGTCAGGGATCCTGCGATGATACATGCGTGCTTAAAGCTTCAGAGTAATGAAGAGCTATCTGAATCACAAGCCTCCCTGCCACCATctagaacacacacagaaaagaCTGCCTCAAAGGAAATAGACCAATATGAAGACATTACTCAGTTTAAAGTAGACTCGGTTATCCAGAGGACTGAAAACACTTCAGGCTTACAAGATTTACATCTGGAATTCTCCTTTCCTCCTCCAGCGAAGAAAACGTGCAGCACATCACAGGACATTGTACCAGACTACTGCCCCTCCCCGAAATTACAAAGAAAAATGTCACGAAAACTCATTAGTAAGCAACAGCTCCCTGAGAAATGGTCTTTACTGACTGATTTGTCAGATCTCACAACACAGCTCTTTCCTCCCATAGAAATACCCAAACCACTTCAGCAAAAGCCTGCTTTGTTGGACAGCGTACAAGACTCCAGGCCAGAGACTTTGGGAGATACAGAAGCCCTCACAACTCCCCCATGTAACCCAGATATTGCTCTTCAGGAAGAAGCTGACTCGCATGAAAATGTTGAACAAACTGTTAAGCCAAAACATGCAAAGAAGCCTCCTGACTCAGAGACTCCAAGCAGCACATGTGTAGCAAACATATCCACAGAACCTGCTGCTGAACAGAAAAGTGAACCAGCAGAGGCCGTCCCAGGGTCCTGCTCATGGACCGGGGCAGTTGGGGAACCCACCCTCACAGTGGAAGCAGAGTGTATGTACGGAGACTTCAACCAGGCATTGGATCACCTCCGAAACCGCCTCATTGCCACCCACAACCCAGAGGAGATCCGAGGGGGTGGGCTGCTGAAATACAGCGACCTGCTGGTACGGAACTTTAGACCAGCCAGCGAGACCGAGATCAAGTCTCTGGAGCGCTACATGTGCTCCCGCTTCTTCATTGACTTTCCTGACGTCAGTGAGCAGCAGCGTAAAATTGAGGCCTACCTCCAATGCCATTTCATTGGCAACGAGGAGACGAGTAAATACGACTACCTGATGACGTTGAGGCGTGTGATTGATGAAAGCACTGTCTGTTTGATGGGACACGAGAGGAGACAGACGCTCAATATGATCACAGTTCTGGCGCTGAGGGTTCTGGGTGAACAGAACGCCATTCCCAACACGGCCAACGTCACTTGTTTCTATCAGCCAGCACCTTACATGACAGAACCGATTTACAACAGCTACTTTATTACTCAGGCCCAGCCCCCGCTCGTCTATCACCCCTACCCGCTCCACGTCCACATGCAGACTGGCCTGGTGTAG